One segment of Engraulis encrasicolus isolate BLACKSEA-1 chromosome 7, IST_EnEncr_1.0, whole genome shotgun sequence DNA contains the following:
- the LOC134452094 gene encoding transcription factor SOX-30-like: MDRHPKRRAQLSFRKNEEGKSEEPGSKPSKRILGDGARRPGRPPKIPKIDELQVNVVQEQPDISSQGKEDSKVREVSVIFKAEPGNKVVPVSPSSQDTEEGRGIKVVEFDENQNVVFLPVTVLTNTSEELQPFREESIASAISEEDQQSNDGLKITEVFSVPTQFVQQDQPQMAHLPAQMLQSNDFQLQYTFDGPEPIKLSRVPYPPPGMDLSTDTSVRIDTSGVNLTQSPSAADDLEVPTCKDRNGYIKRPMNAFMVWARIHRPALSKANPMANNADISVQLGHEWSRLSEEQKTPYYEAARKLKDKHRQAYPGWVYHPRPGKRKGAEDDQSSTSTQLPPPPSAEPSPPPPVPESGVPYTMARRPSSRGRNAAGQYVCRTVSSRPRLPPVHMIRGPIQMPGGQPMFLQPPPPQPVMHLACGDVAPGQRAYYGKPSAQPEHSHIQPREPPAEGTPAHMMHFSKGFPLQAPNLPAHQLYSSAPPQHPPTVMPAQRYPYPPQVYLPQPQYYPHSYPAPQGAYHPYPNFAAQQVTDIRSYYEEQCKRHEAILASLSRDFLMREAAAEAAAAGSSSSQGHHHGAGSAGMVGPSTSSGLMMVSSPSMARPSTSDAAYSHSHSHSQAAPPAQDDPSQLQTVGEDEDNVRVLRIL; this comes from the exons ATGGATAGACACCCCAAGAGAAGGGCGCAGTTGTCATTCAGGAAAAACGAAGAAGGGAAAAGCGAAGAGCCTGGCTCCAAACCCAGCAAACGAATTTTAGGTGATGGTGCGAGAAGACCTGGCAGACCCCCGAAAATTCCCAAAATTGATGAACTACAAGTGAATGTCGTCCAGGAGCAGCCTGACATCAGCAGTCAGGGCAAAGAGGACTCAAAAGTTCGCGAAGTGTCCGTGATATTTAAAGCAGAACCGGGTAACAAAGTTGTGCCCGTAAGTCCTTCGTCTCAAGATACTGAAGAGGGAAGGGGGATAAAGGTCGTTGAATTTGACGAAAATCAGAATGTGGTGTTTCTCCCAGTCACGGTTTTGACGAACACGTCTGAAGAATTGCAGCCTTTCAGAGAGGAGAGCATCGCTAGTGCCATCAGTGAAGAAGACCAGCAAAGTAATGATGGACTTAAAATTACAGAGGTTTTCTCAGTCCCCACTCAATTTGTTCAGCAAGATCAACCACAGATGGCTCATCTTCCGGCTCAGATGCTACAAAGTAACGATTTTCAGCTACAGTACACTTTTGATGGGCCAGAGCCGATCAAACTCAGCCGAGTTCCCTACCCTCCTCCTGGGATGGACCTATCCACGGACACCTCCGTAAGAATTGATACTAGTGGAGTAAATCTTACACAGTCTCCATCTGCAGCAG ATGACTTAGAAGTACCTACATGCAAAGACCGCAATGGCTACATCAAGAGACCCATGAATGCCTTCATGGTATGGGCCCGCATCCACCGTCCGGCTCTGTCTAAGGCCAACCCCATGGCCAACAATGCAGACATCAGTGTACAGCTGGGACACGAGTGGAGCAGGCTGTCAGAGGAGCAAAAGACACCTTACTATGAAGCAGCCCGCAAGCTGAAAGATAAACACCGCCAAGCATATCCAG GTTGGGTATACCACCCAAGACCAGGGAAAAGAAAAGGAGCGGAAGACGATCAGTCTTCAACATCTACACagctgcccccacccccctctgctgaaccctcacctcctcctcctgtcccagAGTCCGGCGTGCCCTACACCATGGCCAGACGGCCCTCTTCTCGTGGCAGAAACGCAGCTGGACAGTATGTGTGCAGAACGGTCAGCAGCAGACCCA GACTTCCACCAGTCCACATGATCAGAGGGCCAATCCAGATGCCAGGTGGGCAGCCCATGTTCCTACAGCCACCCCCTCCACAACCTGTAATGCATCTTGCATGTG GGGATGTAGCTCCGGGTCAGAGGGCCTACTATGGTAAGCCCAGTGCCCAGCCAGAGCACAGCCACATCCAACCCAGAGAGCCCCCAGCAGAGGGCACTCCCGCCCACATGATGCACTTCTCAAAGGGCTTCCCACTGCAGGCACCAAACCTGCCAGCCCATCAGCTGTACTCCTCAGCACCACCACAGCACCCGCCCACAGTCATGCCTGCCCAGCGCTACCCTTACCCACCGCAGGTCTACCTCCCACAGCCCCAATACTACCCGCA CTCATACCCAGCCCCCCAAGGTGCCTATCACCCGTACCCGAACTTCGCGGCACAGCAAGTGACGGACATCCGCAGCTACTACGAGGAGCAGTGCAAGCGGCACGAAGCCATCCTGGCCTCCCTGTCCCGCGACTTCCTTATGCGCGAGGCAGCTGCAGAGGCGGCGGcagcgggcagcagcagcagccagggtcACCACCATGGTGCCGGCTCCGCGGGGATGGTGGGCCCCTCCACCAGCTCTGGGCTCATGATGGTGTCCTCCCCGTCCATGGCTAGGCCTTCCACCTCAGACGCCGcctacagccacagccacagccacagccaggcTGCTCCTCCTGCCCAGGACGACCCCAGTCAGCTGCAGACCGTCGGGGAAGATGAGGACAACGTCCGCGTCCTGAGAATACTCTAG